GTAGAGTTATATAGATATATGATGAAAGTCTTTTTTATTATAATTGTAACGAATTAATACGTTGTCAAATATATTATAAGTATAGCATTGTAATAGAAAAGGAGATTCTAAGATGGGAAATTGTTATACAGATGGTTTTAATAACGGAGGAACATCAGCAGCTCAAGCAGCTCAAGCAGCACAAGCTGCACAAGCGGCTCAAGCAGCTCAAATTGCAGCAGCAAGTGGAGCAGAGTTGGTTGGAGTTAATAATATAGAAATAGGAATACCTATTTATAGAGGACCAAGAGGATATAGAGGACCAGTAGGACCAATGGGACCGATGGGACCAATGGGGCCAAGAGGACCAAAAGGAGAACGTGGAGAAAGGGGACCAGTAGGACCATGTGGAGCTTGCGGAAGTTGTGGTAAATGTGGGCCATGTGGACCATGTGGACCAAAAGGAGAACAAGGACCAGTAGGGCCAAGAGGACCAGTTGGACCAGTAGGACCTATGGGACCAATGGGACCAATGGGGCCAGCAGGAGTAGCTGGTGTAGCAGGAGCAAGAGGACCAGTAGGACCTATGGGACCAATGGGACCAGCAGGTGCAGTAGGACCAGCAGGTGCAGTAGGGCCAAGAGGACCAATTGGACCAAGAGGAGCTATAGGACCAGCAGGGCCAGTAGGACCTATGGGACCAATGGGACCAGCAGGAGAAGATTCAAGTAGAGTTTGTTATTTAGGAATGGCTACTTTATTATCTGGTGTTAAAGATGCTGGATTGACAGTAGATATATTAACAGATGCAAATAGAGGAGAAGAATTCAGAAGATCAACAGTGACAAACGTTTTTGATGCTCTTGCAGAAATAAGAAGCATAGATGAGACAGCATTTATTCCGTTGAATAGTATTGCCGTAGTTAAAGGAAATGGAGTAGCAGATGTAGAGTTAGCGCCATTGCCAGAAGAACCAGAAAATGCAGTAGATAGTATAACTACTTTTTTAGATATGTTAAGACGTAGGAATGCATCTGTTGAGATAGAATTAAAGGTTCAAGGTGCATGTATAGAAGGCCCAATAACAAACGTTGGTAGAAGTATAGTTGTTATTGGAAAATGTACAGCAGTTTTAGTATGTCAAATTGCTGTGATAAAAGTTATAGAGAAAAATTGTTGTTGTTAATAAATAACGTAATAAGGATAAATATGTACTTAACGATAGATAAATTTTGTATTGTCACAAAATGAATATTATAGTAATAAAGAGGTTCTAACTAAGATTAATTAGATAGAACCTCCTTTGTTAAAGTGTATTGTGAGGACATAATTTAAGATATATGTGACATTAAATAGATAATTTAAAAAGCTACTATACCAGGTGTATCTATATATAAAAAACATAGTAAAATGAAGTAATATAGAGATAGATAAATATAAATTACTTAAAATAGATGTATATGTGTATAACGAGTGAATTTCGATGATATAATAATCCTTGTCGCTGCGAGAGAGCAGTGAAAAAAATAAAAAAAGTTGTTGACAAGATTCGATAGCTTTGGTATAATAAATGAGCGTCGCAAGAGAGCGACAGATGATCTTTGAAAATTGAACAGAAGAAACATATAACCAGTTAATTCTTTAAATTGACTCATATATATGAAGTCAGCAAACTAGTACTAAGCTAGTAATCAAACTTTTTAAATTGAGAGTTTGATCCTGGCTCAGGACGAACGCTGGCGGCGTGCTTAACACATGCAAGTCGAGCGAACAAAGCTCCTTCGGGAGTGGAGTTAGCGGCGGACGGGTGAGTAACACGTGGGTAACCTGCCTTATAGAGGGGGATAGCCTTCCGAAAGGAAGATTAATACCGCATAAGAAGTAGAAGTCGCATGGCTTTAGCTTTAAAGGAGCAATCCGCTATAAGATGGACCCGCGGCGCA
Above is a genomic segment from Clostridium bornimense containing:
- a CDS encoding collagen-like protein, whose amino-acid sequence is MGNCYTDGFNNGGTSAAQAAQAAQAAQAAQAAQIAAASGAELVGVNNIEIGIPIYRGPRGYRGPVGPMGPMGPMGPRGPKGERGERGPVGPCGACGSCGKCGPCGPCGPKGEQGPVGPRGPVGPVGPMGPMGPMGPAGVAGVAGARGPVGPMGPMGPAGAVGPAGAVGPRGPIGPRGAIGPAGPVGPMGPMGPAGEDSSRVCYLGMATLLSGVKDAGLTVDILTDANRGEEFRRSTVTNVFDALAEIRSIDETAFIPLNSIAVVKGNGVADVELAPLPEEPENAVDSITTFLDMLRRRNASVEIELKVQGACIEGPITNVGRSIVVIGKCTAVLVCQIAVIKVIEKNCCC